The Verrucomicrobiales bacterium genome contains the following window.
GGGAAATCCGGCCAATCGACCGGCCTCGGGATTCCGTGATAGCAGGGCAAGCGACGACTCGACGGTATCGCAGAATCGATCCGCGGCGTCCGGATTGGCGTCGGCGATTCGGGACACAATCTCCCGATAGTCGTCGAGGAATCGCGATGTTCTAAGGAGAGCGACGCCCACGGGCTTCCCGGACCAGTTGTCGCACGCCCGCCAGATCCGCCCCGCTCAACGGCGCCACGTCCCCCTGCATGCCCTCCAAGACCGCCGCCTCATGATGCGAATCCTCGGCCAGCATCCGCACCAAAGCATCCCGGACGAACTCCTCCGGCGATCCGAAGCCCGCCGCACGAGCCCGCCGTGCTAACGTGTCGTCCATGGCTGATGGCAAGGTGACCGTCATGACAAGGAT
Protein-coding sequences here:
- a CDS encoding type II toxin-antitoxin system RelE/ParE family toxin is translated as MGVALLRTSRFLDDYREIVSRIADANPDAADRFCDTVESSLALLSRNPEAGRLAGFPSVPEVRRWGIPGFRNYIVFYHPRPDGLLLIRLLHGARELPPLVSSE